The window ACGGCTACCCTGAGCTCTCTCAGTCTTTTCTGGCAGATATTGGTTTTtctggaaaaaagggaaaaaggagtAAATTATAACACTAAAACTCCAAGATGCTTCAGAATGGTGAATAAAAATTATGACTACAATCCCCAAAAGAAAGTGATTCTAGCTCTGTGTTAATTTATAAAATCTTCATTTATCATCCAAAGTGACACTGAGAGAAAGAAGCAAGCAGAAGAGAAAGTCTAAATAATCAATACTATTATTATGTACTCAGAAGATAATCCCTTTCGAGGTTCATGAAACTGAGGAATGAGAACATTATAGAGGTGACAACAGGTATATTAAACTTATCTACTGTATGCAAAGACAGGTGACGGCTCAAACAACACAGGCACTTACGAGTCAGGAAGAATAGCGCCTGTGTATGGCGAGATGAACTGCTTCAGAAGTTCCACATTTTGATAATGCACCACGAGGTACTCGTCACGGCAGATTGGGCACGGGCTCCCGGTGGATATCTGATTTTTGCGCTGGAATGGGAGGAAATTCTACAGTAATACGGTGAAGTTAAGTGACTGATAATGATGAAAGATAAGGttgtaaacaaatttttaaaaatgtgtagTCACCAAAAgtacagatgaaaataaaaagtttcattacCATTGGTCAACACGATTGGAAAGGCTGGTCAATTGTATAACTCACATTTAGAATGAGAAAGTGAGAAAGAGAGCATTAGCGATGGAACGGATTCaatggaacataaaatttaggccagaggcccaGTACTgcgacctatgatgtcattcagctgaaagggaaacagagtaaaaggtatgaaaggtgtaacaggaggaaaacctcaaagcagttgcactagggaAAAATTGAAAAGTAAGATGGGAAACAGAGAATAAGactagaggtacagtaaaaagaatgaaaggggttgcagctaagggccgaagggactctgctatgacccataagtaatgcctacagtgcaccacttgtGGTGCAATGGCAGCACTAGGCCCCAACGGGATACCAGTAGCGATAAGCCAAAATAAGTctaaataagcaacaaaattgataaaCTACAGCAATGGTGCAGACCACTTTATTATGTTATTCTCTTCTCGGCTTCAAATCTAGCTGGGGTCACCGTTTTCAGTCAGGCTTGACTCTTTGGGGCCTTCTTTGACATTACAATTTTTGCTGatccccctttcatttctttttctcattccctttcttccatcttgctttccacccaaTCCTCACGACTGATTCACAGTACAATTGCAaggttttgctcctgttacaccattcaaacttttttttactgtcaatttccgtttaaaggcggaatgacctcatgggtcccagcgcctggcctttggcccaaattctatattctgttctaatcTATTTTCCTCAGTGTTGCCACTGCTATCTCAAACAGCTCAGCAGGTCTTGGAACCACTTTGTCTACATCGCCCTGCAGCCTAATAGGAGCTCTCTCGTCTCAGAATACGGGAATACTACTAAGTAATAAACAGACCTACCTATTAGATGGTAGAAAACTCTTGAGTCTGGGGAACCATAAGAAGGAAGAAGCTCCAAAGCTCAAGAAATACAGGGAAAGAAAGTCTACTGTCCAGTGTAAATATGGCTCATGTGGCCAATGTTATAGAAGCACTCAATTCTTTTAGACTTTCCTTATCATAATGCATCTGTCTTCATTACAAGGTTTTCGTACATGGAGGCTCCACTCAGCATTATTGCCCAGGGTGTACTATAAGCAACTTGGTCCTTCAGGGGGGGACTGAATGGAGGTATCATCCATTTTCCAAATCAACATCCACCACGCTGAAGCCTCTGGCATGCATGCAAGCCAAGATCTATAAAGATCGGTATTTATCATGGGCTATCCAGTGTAGTACACCCCTCTTAGTACAGCTGAAGATAAAACCTAAATTTAGTGGAAATAAGAGTAAAGCCAACTTACAATGCAAGTTTTTCTCGTTTTCTTCGGAGCAAACTGACCCTTGAAATTCCTTCGGTATTTCTTCCATACTGGGTCGTCACCGTAAGTAGTTTTGTAAGCTGTgggatttaaaaataaatgatctGTCAGTGATTTTTTTTGGAGGTAAATATCTGCATTCTTATGGAGAAAAACCAGTGATAATGATACATAAATGCAAATAATGACAGGAAGAGCAAAAGGGATTTTTAAAAACCTAATCAACCTACAAAAACGTAAGACTAAAGAAATCATTTGAGGCCAGAACTAACCACTGCTCTGTAAATACCGGATGCTCGTTTCAACTGGTATAATTTGACTCCTGTCTTTTTTGGGGTCGACCTCTTGCTTGGCAGgctcttctgcttcttctgcaTCCTGCCTCAACTTGGTACTTGTGTAAAAACTGCAGTGCGGGAGCAAGCGTCCTTGAACCTGTAAGAAGGAGACCTGGTCTACAACCTTACGAGtctgtacatacaatatataaattctttcaactctgtgaatatatatggtactgcAATGAATTCAATTTCCTAATAGTAAACGTTTAAAGAGAAATGCACTATCTTGCAACTGTTCCATATTATGACAAAAGACCTCTTATTTTATTACTTAAGGCTGCTCTTGATATATAAACTACTCTTATGATTACGATAAGACTGACTAAACTTTAAAAGTGACAACTTACTGTTGGAGCACTTGTAGTTTTCATAACGTGACCGAGACCGAGAATCCTCGAGCAACCGATTAACAACGAACGATTCATCTCGCACTGGTGGCTCTGCACAGCTTTCCAGGATTACCAAATACGTACCAGTGCAACAGCAGCTGTTTTTTTCCAATGCTGTGCTGATAGCTCTTGATTTCTGTCGAAGTGTcctaaagggaaaaatgaaagttCATGTATTAGATACAGACACTACTCTACTTATTCAGATATATGAACAAACGGGATCACACATTGAAATTGTGTCCAGAGCAATCCTCTCTGCCACCTACATGTTCAAATTTTGTGTCAatcatattaataaattactctATAAAATACGGTACTTTAAGTATTGTGCattgtgttttaggatgaaaaaaaaCGGTGCAGTACTGTATTGACTTAACATCGTACTGTACTTGAATAGGCGTGAAGAGTACACTAACCAACTTACGAATGGCCATCCAGCATATAATTAGTTTGTAGGTAGGGTggtgttatggaggagttatgaagttccatttgacaacgtctgtgtgtgtgagagagagagagagagagagagagagagagagagagagagagagagagagagagagagagagagagagagagtggctgaattggttgttggtaggttctgggctgtctgctggtcctgttgattgttagagttctgtgttttgagtgtttttgagtcagtcttaagCGAGTCTTTGGTGAGAACTGGTGATGTTAGTAGTGTCGGACAGTTATTTGAAGGATTGGAAATTAGctgttttttgtgtgttgtttttgctgttgttaagttagtgtttttttttgcttggtgttgttagtgggtgtgtatgttgccttttgtgctgttttttttgtgttgttcgtgcagtggtcttgggttgtgattgttccttttttgttgttgtgttgttgagtttttggttgtttgctgtgttgttttgtggttgtgttccttggttgttgttgagttCTGGTTCTTCTTTGGTggtgtttgtgttgttgttgttgggttgtagtccttgggtgttgttgtgttgggttgtggttcttggttgttgttgttggtgtcccagTGACCTCGACAGCGGACAGTCACAGGATCGATAGCCctgagtaactggattgattggtaagtacatgttttgttttttcgtttgtttttgtagttggtaggtacatgtgttttgtttttgttttgttttgtataggtgtaggtcaattgtcctgctgtatttgttgtgtaaagaagaaagtgtgactgagggtgggtttggcagctggatcgattaggttaatgtgggggagggtttgcacttgtttttttagcttgtgatcccgccacagtgtCGGTGCTTCCCTGGTGTTCACACCAGTAGAGTAAGTAAcgagaaaaatgatgaaataaaattcgCAAAAACAAACAATGTGCCAAAATTGAATGCAGATTTATAGTTGACCACCACTATTTGCGGACTCGGAATTAGCAGACCTGCCTATTTGCGGATATTTCTATGGGCCCTATAAacgcattatttgcagaaaattcacccattcacagtattttttcatgagaaatattcacagatgactgtattttcatatttttatgactaaatgcaatttttgtgataaaattattgaaatactCAGACGTAAGCATTTTTGAAGGGGTGTTAAGTATTCGTGGGTTTTAGCTGTTCACAGGTGGGTATGGTCCCCGTCCCTCGCAAATATGGGGGGCAGGGGTCTACTGAATCTCTTTATTGCTTATGCATAGCTCTGTATATCTTTCACTTTTCAAACCATTCCTTCTGCTTTCTTTCTGGAAAACCAATTCAACTGTTATTCAAGAACAAATACTACCTCAAGCCAGCTTGCTTGGATGGATGCGTTGTAAATTCTCTACATTTCCCTCTGGTACCTTGTGCACTCTGCTTCAATTTCAGCTTGAAAAACAAACTAAGCGTATGAGTTTGTTATTGAAAATGGATGTACTAATAGATCTTTAGTAAATTATCTTTTGTCAGTTTTATATAGAAACCAAAGCCCAATAAAACAGTTGGCTTATTATGTGACTATCCTACTTTTAATACGTTGGAACTCttataaaaacgctgaaaacagcctattttggtaGGTAACACTCAAGAACAACCCACTAAAATTttatatacctggttttttttaatagttttataacaaaaagtgaattttatgatgaaattgataaaaaaaattaatttctagatatttctcatagaaaaataccacaaaaaatagGTAGAATAAtgagtagatatggtccagagagaaatccacgaatctgGGGAATGCAAAtacagggggcccactgtatttACGTATTTTCTTTATGGTATAATTTGTCAAGCCATTTGAAACCGCTCGGTGATAATGATGACAGATGATTCGTTCATTTAAAATAGCCTAccaaatataaatcgcccatgtTTCCCATCAATCTAAATCATCATTGTATAGACAGTCTCCAGTtattggggatggggggggggtggtccgTCCATTCTTTGCAGGGGgccgataagcaaaaactgccattaaccgaaaacTCAGTATAGGCAGGATGAAAGTGCACTTTTGTGACAGtctatttggaaaatataaactATTATCACATTCTGTAAACTTCATTACTGGTTTCTCATCATAGCCCACAAGGCTAGGCTAGAACCATAGGTGGTAATTTGCAAAGGAGAAGGCTGCACGAAGATAGCATATGTTAATATAATTTCTTGACGGAGaatatagaaaattatgtataCAATGCAGCGCAGGTGAGGTAATTTGAGGAATTTACTGAACTAATGAGAAATGCACCatctattgtttatatttatgcttttattctCGAGGGACTGGTACTAAGAAAGGAGCAAAGTGGAGCTTCAGGCATATTTAGTACCAGGCCGTCAGAGATTacggtaaaaacataaacaaaagacggtaaatTTACCAAGTTATCTCTTTAATTTCTCAAGTTGTTTCACCTGTGCTACATGATACAaaccttttctatatttttcagtCAAAACATTGTATTAATAAAACAATATCTTTGTATGGCGCCTCTGTTTCATAGACTCCTgacgtatttatgtattttcatcaaGGCAAAATTCGCCAAGCCATTTGAATCGCTTTGTATGCCGATGACTCATTTATTCAAAATAGCCTACCAGATATTAAATCGCCCATGTTTCCCATTTATTTAAATCATCATTGTATAGGTAGGATAGAAGTCTTAAATGATATAACAGTTTATTTAGAGAACACAAGCGTATGCAGAGTAAGGAGACAAGGGTAACCTTTCCTAACCTAACtcaggaatgaaatggaatatagaattttgggcaaaatcaagcatttggacctatgaagtcattcaaggccattcaacgctgaaaagttCATTGagaattaaaaggtttgaaaggtgtgacaggagcaggttgaccagattttgaaaattgaaataagggacACCTTCATTGGagaggtagttgaacaatataAACAACTTTTACGTGAAGTTACGCACGCAGTGACTCAGGCAGCGCGAAGTCTTTCTCAGCTGGGTCCAGATTGTCCTGGACCTACTTCACTGACTTTTGTTTTAAAGCTCGTTCATTGCAGATTTTGTTACAGCAGCTGTTTCATTACAGTGTCAAAGCATTACAATATTGCAATCAAGCACTGTTGCCAATTTTGGGCAGCCGCCTTGTACCCTATTTGCAAAATTACCACtagtataatgttttttttttttttttttttttttttttttttcaaaatattgaaaatacgggacCAAAAGAGTCCCGGGGAGGGTGGATACGGGACACAGGATAAATGTCATAAGTATGGGACAATCCCGTTAAATACGGGATGTCTGGTCACCCTGGACAGGAGGGGAACCTCCCAATTGCCCTATGAAAacggcaagatggaagagagggtTGTATCTGGGGAATGAAGGtgcactgcaaagaacctcgagtattgcctacagtgcaccacataaggtgcactgactgcaccaCCCCCCTAACGGAGAACCTAATTTAGGGCACAGTGCCCTGGCTGAATAGTATCCATGTCTCCCTACcccaaagaataaataattaacgCGTTTTCAAAAGACCATTATTGAAAATCTCACCATAACTCCTTAGGATAGTCTACGCCTTCTGGTCAAAGCTCATTTTGAAATcgactaggctaggctaggttaCGTTAAACccaatacaatataaaaaatgtagaaaaaataaaatcgtatAAAATACATTAACTATAGAGAATACTACGGTTTAACCATTAGGATAATTCAAAGGGAAATGCCTGTCTTTATCAGTATAATGTCaccctcacccccctccccccttgacCCCCGACGCCTTCCCAGTACGAAATAGACGTAGAAATAGGCTGCCTTGAAGGCCTAAGGaagaaataaattcaataaatcgGAATTTATTCTCGTAATAGATGTCGGTAGTTTATAGGATACTACTATAGTACCTACCTATGGGCAATTCCTATTTAAGCCTAAAAATCGCCTATATAAACCTAAAATTTATAGGATACGAAGACTATATAGAACGGGAATAAGTTAATGGATTGATATGTTACCCGTAAAGCTGTCTGGGCGAATCACGACGCCAGAAAACGTCGAGAAATTTGATCAATTACtggaagtagtagtagttggCAGGATGTGCTTTTGGAAcggctcctcctcctttccttgtCTTGTTGTTTTAATTCCTCCTTTGTGATTGTTTGAGTGTCTTCTCTCTGTAACACTacatttcttttagaaattctttcctattttcctcTATCAGTAGGGATACCAATAAAGAGTTTTATTAGCTACCAATTAGGGATACCTGTTACCGCCATATTTCCGTCATTTGCGAGAATAtaatattgttactaaaatcattcttcttCTCAGGTTATCgtatattaattgtatattaaAGTTTCGAAAGTTGAAAAGGTCGTATTATAAATCTTAACTGAAAAAGAACGTCCATTATATTACTCTTTAGTATTTAATCATTCAATCCCTTTAGCACCTGGttatacttcaaatataccttcaATTATtgtcctattactgtattaatatttgtgattatatagttaatataatttcaaagtcatcttcaacattttatcattatggataCCACCAGAAGGCTTTTATTAACAATTTAGGTATTGATCAGCATTGTATTGTCAATGCCATCATACCTGATTTCTCctcttatgttttatttatattttcttgtagatttttattgtcttttcagttatttatttccgccatgtttttctgtcccagttgtctattatttctttttacttttgtctttaaccgcttcaattttacttaagcttatgtttgattctttcatatatacttttatttccattatccaAGTTTTCTTGTGTTCATACTGATTCATTGTTATCTCATacaggagcctatttccaccattctCAAGTGGGTGCTTCAGGTAGGatagtttattcttcatatctcttgagtggcaggaaggaaggaaggaaggaaggaaggaaggaaggaaggaaggaaggaaggaaggaaggaaggaaggaaggaaggaaggaaggaaggaaggaaggaaggaagtaagtAAGTTAAGAGGGTCCCCTATTTCAGACCTTAACCCACAACTTGCTGTGTTACTTAggcgctttcaaaattgctctatatatactcgatcgtcttttttttttcttcctcggaGTTTCATGACTTAAATAGCACACATGAAGGATGGCATCGCTAATCCTTTCCAAtaacattttcccttttttttttttttttttttttttcgtcctatTACAGCTTTGATTGATGACTGCATTTAGCCATATTTTTGCCGTCATCTTTGCCTCAATTTGGGGCCATTTTTATGTTCTGTTCTCTGAAGTTTTTGCccttcatgttgttgattgtcacgcctatttttattccttctatgtctTCCATATTTCCCACATCACATCGTCGATACTTCTATACCAGTCGTTATATACGAATATATTCCATAagtgtttttattgcttttgttatgtCTTCAATGGCGTGTCCAAGGAATAATCCATCGTCTGCATATAATAACAATAGCGCCACTATCCTCATAACTTCATTTCTGAAAACCTTTTGTTATTGtactttctaatttttctataatCAGGTACGTTATTAGCAGACGGAATATGGTTGAGTCATTGCAACTCTTTCTTGTTCCATTTAATTGTTACCTCTGCATGCAGCCTATATTTCATCACGACctctgcgagtttttttttttttttttttttctattaactgagtcaaatgctttttggaaggcTATTGATGGCAATAAATAGTAGGTCGTTTATTCTGTATACGTTTCTTGTATGTGGTATACTAaggtatataaattataaattaatcaGTTCTTTTTTGTGCGGTAAAGTGTGATTGCAGTTCAACatttgttttagttatatttctaatatgctttTCTATTCTGGGTTTCAGTATCCCCCCATGGAAAGTTTATATGATGCATTTATTAGTGCGATTAGCCTGAGATCTCtgacgcggggggggggggggggggggggggggggggggggggggggggggggggggggggtgggggggggggggaggggggggggggggggggggggggggcggggggggggggggcggggggggggggggggggggggggggggggggggggggttgtcgcTACTTTGGGTGTTAAGTGTTGTTTTTTGACTTAAAAAACAGCTCCTCTGTGTGTTTTTCTGCTGCCTTTCAGTTTGCTGTTTATAAACACTCTGGCAGTTCTCTTCGCATTTAacatcttcttctcttttatgcTAATTTCTAACATTGGTTGAATTTCTCTCCTTTGTTTAGAGGTCGTTCACTGCATCCATGTGTTTCTCTTGAAAGATATGTGGCACATCAtatgctgtcctaatcttttcgtCGTATCTTCCACATCATTTTGATACTGTTCtttcatcctttcatattctcctacGTCTGTGTTTTATCATTCGTTATCTCATTTCTaacattttcttcacattcttcaTATTATGTATTCCTTATTATCATCTGTACTTTCTGTTTGTTATTTATGATATGCTTCTTCATAGAAGTATCTCTCTCCTTCTAtcctcttttatctttttattgatttattgctcTTCATTCACTGAATTCGCTCCCTAATTTCCATTCCCTAGTTTCATAATCTCTAATTCTGTTCCATAATTCCTTTCAACGCTATTAGCCTcataatttcattctttatttccaCTCCCTAATTTCGTCCCCTGATTTCCCTCCCTAATTTTCTTACTCAATTTCATTCCCTGATTTCACTCCATAATTTCGTTTCCTAATTTCATTCCCTATTTTCACTCCATAATATTGTTCCCTATTTCACtccataattttataattttattacctaATTTCACTCCATAATTTTATTACCTAATTTCACTCCATAATTTCGTTCCCTAATTTCGTTTTGTTATTTCGTTCCTAAATTTCATTCCCTAATTCCAGTCCCTAATTTCACAACTCCCTAATTCCTTTGAGCCCTATTAGCCTCTTCATGGAGAAGGTGGATCCTTTGCTGCCTAATTGGTTTGGGAGTCACgttggccacgcccccttttcctCCGACCCTatcctcccacccctcccccccgtcCTCCAATCcaaccaccccccttccccccccaaccCGG is drawn from Macrobrachium nipponense isolate FS-2020 chromosome 47, ASM1510439v2, whole genome shotgun sequence and contains these coding sequences:
- the LOC135204506 gene encoding small ribosomal subunit protein mS40-like; protein product: MNRSLLIGCSRILGLGHVMKTTSAPTVQGRLLPHCSFYTSTKLRQDAEEAEEPAKQEVDPKKDRSQIIPVETSIRYLQSSAYKTTYGDDPVWKKYRRNFKGQFAPKKTRKTCIRKNQISTGSPCPICRDEYLVVHYQNVELLKQFISPYTGAILPDSKTNICQKRLRELRVAVEKARDFGLLTFDVPFREYDYSEYYDLQQQKKQ